In Aegilops tauschii subsp. strangulata cultivar AL8/78 chromosome 3, Aet v6.0, whole genome shotgun sequence, one genomic interval encodes:
- the LOC109767789 gene encoding uncharacterized protein isoform X1: MASPSPSPSPLHPHQLQQHPLPPHQHPHPQYQTPPPSMPPPPGAPPKAMDLEVTVVSGKHLKNVNWRRGDLRAYAVAYLDPSRRTATRPDDAGGCKPAWNERITLQLPPHLSPHDPSLLLSLDVFHSKPSDSPKPLVGSARSPLRDLLFPASPNPSSDSPASPIITLPLLRPSGRPQGKLRIRVALRERSPPPPEPQYPPPSSSPYYFPAPPPPTYSAPPQYGSDQYYRPSGYYSAPPPPPPSQYEYNTGPSAPVEYGRQYEQRGRTEGVTGQYDPRRTEGVTGQYEPKGRTEGVTGQYEPKGRTEGVTGQYEQRGRTEGGTPSERYGLGAGLAVGAVAGAVGALAIDEGVKYKEEKAAERVGEKVAPAARDDYSEYRREY, from the coding sequence ATGGCTTCCCCGTCCCCATCCCCCTCCCCTCTCCACCCGCACCAACTCCAGCAGCACCCGCTCCCCCCGCACCAGCACCCCCACCCGCAGTACCAGACCCCGCCCCCTTCGATGCCCCCGCCGCCgggggcgccccccaaggccATGGATCTGGAGGTCACCGTCGTCTCGGGCAAGCACCTGAAGAACGTCAACTGGCGCCGCGGCGATCTCCGCGCCTACGCCGTCGCCTACCTCGATCCCTCCCGCCGCACCGCcacccgccccgacgacgccggcGGCTGCAAGCCCGCGTGGAACGAGCGCATCACCCTCCAGCTCCCGCCCCACCTCTCGCCGCACGACCCCTCGCTCCTCCTCTCCCTCGACGTCTTCCACTCCAAGCCGTCCGACTCGCCCAAGCCGCTCGTCGGCTCCGCCCGCTCGCCTCTCCGCGACCTCCTCTTCCCCGCCAgccctaaccctagctccgaTTCCCCCGCCTCACCGATCATCACCCTCCCGCTCCTGCGCCCTTCCGGACGCCCTCAGGGCAAGCTCCGCATCCGCGTCGCCCTTCGCGAGCGCTCGCCTCCTCCCCCAGAGCCGCAGTatccgcctccttcctcctcccccTACTATTTCCCAGCCCCTCCGCCTCCCACCTACTCGGCACCGCCACAGTACGGCTCAGACCAGTACTACCGTCCTAGCGGGTACTACTccgcgccaccgccaccgcctcctTCTCAGTACGAGTACAACACAGGGCCCTCTGCGCCTGTGGAGTACGGCAGGCAGTATGAGCAAAGAGGAAGGACTGAGGGTGTGACTGGGCAGTATGATCCGAGAAGGACTGAAGGTGTGACTGGGCAGTATGAGCCAAAAGGAAGGACTGAGGGTGTGACTGGGCAGTATGAGCCAAAAGGAAGGACTGAGGGTGTGACTGGGCAGTATGAGCAAAGAGGAAGGACTGAAGGGGGGACTCCGAGCGAAAGGTATGGATTAGGCGCTGGGCTTGCTGTGGGTGCAGTTGCTGGGGCCGTTGGGGCACTTGCGATTGATGAAGGTGTGAAGTATAAGGAGGAAAAGGCGGCAGAGAGGGTGGGAGAGAAGGTGGCTCCTGCCGCAAGGGACGATTACAGCGAGTATCGTCGAGAGTATTGA
- the LOC109767788 gene encoding protein ENHANCED PSEUDOMONAS SUSCEPTIBILITY 1, which translates to MAQMLSAMTMMDTVPTAPAIMPAQPICLDAPVSGSGIAVLSRQAVRPDGPPSAIGDLTLSVSDLPMLSCHYIQKGLFFPAPDVPMASLVSLLVSSLSRALAVFPALAGRFVTLPDDRIVIRCNDAGVEFHHAVAPALSLNDFLVPNADVPARLTKDLFPMDRTVSYEGHRRPLTSFQLTVLGDGAVFIGVVANHAVVDGTSFWHFYNTWAALCRGASPRLPDFRRNFFGESTAVLRFAGGVGPAVTFDADAPLRERIFHFSRDAIRELKAMANRRSSAGQDAEVYGKMAHDPNKNQEARGEISSFQSLCAQIWISTTRARKQLDADATTTLRLAVNCRHRLRPAISPAYFGNAIQSAPTTATVAELASNDLRWAASKLHASLAAYGDEAIRGAAAAWQAAPRCFPLGNPDGAVVTMGSSNRFPMYEGNDFGWGRPLAVRSGRANKFDGKMSAFPGRSGDGSVDIEVCLAPDTMAALLRDDEFMQYVSCPAHLL; encoded by the coding sequence ATGGCTCAGATGCTCTCCGCCATGACCATGATGGACACCGTCCCCACCGCCCCCGCCATTATGCCCGCCCAGCCCATCTGCCTGGACGCGCCGGTGTCGGGCTCGGGCATCGCCGTGCTGTCGAGGCAGGCCGTGCGCCCGGACGGCCCGCCGTCGGCGATCGGGGACCTCACGCTCTCCGTCTCCGACCTGCCCATGCTCTCCTGCCACTACATCCAGAAGGGCCTCTTCTTCCCCGCCCCCGACGTCCCCATGGCCTCCCTCGTCTCGCTCCTCGTCTCGTCGCTCTCCCGCGCGCTCGCCGTCTTCCCGGCCCTCGCCGGCCGCTTCGTCACCCTCCCCGACGACCGCATCGTCATCCGCTGCAACGACGCCGGCGTCGAGTTCCATCACGCCGTGGCGCCAGCCCTGTCGCTCAACGACTTCCTCGTGCCCAACGCCGACGTCCCCGCCAGGCTCACCAAGGACCTGTTCCCCATGGACCGCACCGTGAGCTACGAGGGCCACCGCCGCCCTCTCACGTCCTTCCAGCTCACCGTGCTCGGCGATGGCGCCGTCTTCATCGGCGTCGTCGCCAACCACGCCGTCGTGGACGGCACCTCCTTCTGGCACTTTTACAACACCTGGGCCGCCCTCTGCCGCGGCGCGTCGCCCAGGCTGCCGGACTTCCGCCGCAACTTCTTTGGCGAGTCAACGGCCGTCCTCCGCTTTGCCGGCGGCGTGGGCCCCGCCGTGACCTTTGACGCGGACGCGCCTCTTCGCGAGAGAATCTTCCACTTCAGCAGGGACGCAATTCGCGAGCTGAAGGCGATGGCCAACCGTCGGTCCAGCGCCGGTCAAGACGCCGAGGTTTACGGCAAGATGGCGCATGACCCCAACAAGAACCAGGAGGCGCGCGGCGAGATCTCGTCGTTCCAGTCGCTGTGCGCGCAGATATGGATCTCGACGACGCGCGCGCGGAAGCAGCTCGACGCCGACGCCACGACGACGCTGCGCCTGGCGGTGAACTGCCGTCACCGGCTGCGCCCGGCGATCTCCCCGGCCTACTTCGGCAACGCCATCCAGAGCGCGCCGACGACCGCGACGGTGGCGGAGCTGGCGTCCAACGACCTGCGGTGGGCGGCATCGAAGCTGCACGCGAGCCTGGCGGCGTACGGCGACGAGGCGATACGCGGCGCGGCCGCGGCGTGGCAGGCGGCGCCCCGGTGCTTCCCGCTGGGCAACCCGGACGGCGCGGTGGTGACGATGGGCAGCTCCAACCGGTTCCCGATGTACGAGGGCAACGACTTCGGGTGGGGCCGCCCCCTGGCGGTGCGCAGCGGGCGCGCCAACAAGTTCGACGGCAAGATGTCGGCGTTCCCGGGCCGCTCCGGGGACGGCAGCGTGGACATCGAGGTGTGCCTCGCCCCCGACACGATGGCGGCGCTGCTCCGCGACGACGAGTTCATGCAGTACGTGTCGTGCCCGGCGCACCTGTTGTGA
- the LOC109767789 gene encoding uncharacterized protein isoform X2 translates to MASPSPSPSPLHPHQLQQHPLPPHQHPHPQYQTPPPSMPPPPGAPPKAMDLEVTVVSGKHLKNVNWRRGDLRAYAVAYLDPSRRTATRPDDAGGCKPAWNERITLQLPPHLSPHDPSLLLSLDVFHSKPSDSPKPLVGSARSPLRDLLFPASPNPSSDSPASPIITLPLLRPSGRPQGKLRIRVALRERSPPPPEPQYPPPSSSPYYFPAPPPPTYSAPPQYGSDQYYRPSGYYSAPPPPPPSQYEYNTGPSAPVEYGRQYEQRGRTEGVTGQYDPRRTEGVTGQYEPKGRTEGVTGQYEPKGRTEGGTPSERYGLGAGLAVGAVAGAVGALAIDEGVKYKEEKAAERVGEKVAPAARDDYSEYRREY, encoded by the exons ATGGCTTCCCCGTCCCCATCCCCCTCCCCTCTCCACCCGCACCAACTCCAGCAGCACCCGCTCCCCCCGCACCAGCACCCCCACCCGCAGTACCAGACCCCGCCCCCTTCGATGCCCCCGCCGCCgggggcgccccccaaggccATGGATCTGGAGGTCACCGTCGTCTCGGGCAAGCACCTGAAGAACGTCAACTGGCGCCGCGGCGATCTCCGCGCCTACGCCGTCGCCTACCTCGATCCCTCCCGCCGCACCGCcacccgccccgacgacgccggcGGCTGCAAGCCCGCGTGGAACGAGCGCATCACCCTCCAGCTCCCGCCCCACCTCTCGCCGCACGACCCCTCGCTCCTCCTCTCCCTCGACGTCTTCCACTCCAAGCCGTCCGACTCGCCCAAGCCGCTCGTCGGCTCCGCCCGCTCGCCTCTCCGCGACCTCCTCTTCCCCGCCAgccctaaccctagctccgaTTCCCCCGCCTCACCGATCATCACCCTCCCGCTCCTGCGCCCTTCCGGACGCCCTCAGGGCAAGCTCCGCATCCGCGTCGCCCTTCGCGAGCGCTCGCCTCCTCCCCCAGAGCCGCAGTatccgcctccttcctcctcccccTACTATTTCCCAGCCCCTCCGCCTCCCACCTACTCGGCACCGCCACAGTACGGCTCAGACCAGTACTACCGTCCTAGCGGGTACTACTccgcgccaccgccaccgcctcctTCTCAGTACGAGTACAACACAGGGCCCTCTGCGCCTGTGGAGTACGGCAGGCAGTATGAGCAAAGAGGAAGGACTGAGGGTGTGACTGGGCAGTATGATCCGAGAAGGACTGAAGGTGTGACTGGGCAGTATGAGCCAAAAGGAAGGACTGAGGGTGTGACTGGGCAGTATGAGCCAAAAGGAAGGACTGAGG GGGGGACTCCGAGCGAAAGGTATGGATTAGGCGCTGGGCTTGCTGTGGGTGCAGTTGCTGGGGCCGTTGGGGCACTTGCGATTGATGAAGGTGTGAAGTATAAGGAGGAAAAGGCGGCAGAGAGGGTGGGAGAGAAGGTGGCTCCTGCCGCAAGGGACGATTACAGCGAGTATCGTCGAGAGTATTGA